One window of the Methanocaldococcus vulcanius M7 genome contains the following:
- the gltX gene encoding glutamate--tRNA ligase, whose translation MEEKILPIALRNAIKYNGKANPKAVLGIFLSENPEYRSKAKELLPIIEKVVEEVNKLSLEDIKKKLEEIGDDSKDKEKRKKDRDLELPNVKDKVVMRFAPNPSGPLHIGHARAAVLNDYFVKKYGGKLILRLEDTDPKRVLPEAYDMIKEDLEWLGVKVDEVVIQSDRMEIYYEYGRKLIEMGKAYVCDCNPEEFRELRNKGIPCKCRDRDIEDNLELWEKMLNGELENVAVRLKTDIKHKNPSIRDFPIFRIEKTPHPRTGDKYCVYPLMNFSVPVDDYLLGMTHVLRGKDHIVNTEKQAYIYKYFGWEMPNFIHYGILKIEDIVLSTSSMYKGIKEGLYTGWDDVRLGTLRALRRRGIKAEAIYEIMKRIGIKQADVKFSWENLYAINKELIDKDARRFFFVWNPKKLIIEGAEKKVLKLRMHPDRPDFGERELIFDGEVYVVGDELEENKMYRLMELFNIVVEKVDDIALAKYHSDDFKIARKNKAKIIHWIPVKGSIKVKVLMPNGETKEGFAEKDFAKVEVDDIIQFERFGFVRIDKKDENGFVCCYAHR comes from the coding sequence ATGGAAGAGAAGATTTTACCAATTGCATTAAGAAATGCCATCAAATATAATGGAAAGGCAAATCCAAAGGCAGTTTTAGGAATATTTTTATCAGAGAATCCAGAATATAGAAGTAAAGCAAAAGAACTATTGCCTATTATTGAAAAAGTTGTTGAAGAAGTTAATAAACTCTCATTAGAAGATATTAAGAAAAAGCTGGAAGAGATAGGGGATGACTCCAAAGATAAAGAAAAAAGAAAAAAAGATAGGGATTTGGAATTACCAAATGTTAAAGATAAGGTTGTTATGAGATTTGCTCCTAACCCTTCAGGGCCTCTACATATAGGACATGCAAGAGCTGCTGTTCTAAACGATTACTTTGTTAAAAAGTATGGTGGAAAATTAATTTTAAGATTGGAAGATACAGACCCAAAGAGAGTTCTACCAGAGGCATATGACATGATTAAAGAGGACTTGGAATGGTTGGGAGTTAAAGTTGATGAGGTTGTTATACAATCAGATAGAATGGAAATTTATTATGAATATGGTAGAAAATTGATTGAAATGGGAAAGGCATATGTTTGCGACTGCAATCCAGAAGAATTTAGGGAATTGAGAAATAAAGGAATTCCTTGTAAGTGTAGAGATAGAGATATTGAGGATAACTTAGAACTCTGGGAAAAGATGCTCAATGGAGAGCTTGAAAATGTAGCTGTCAGATTAAAAACAGACATAAAGCATAAAAACCCATCAATTAGGGACTTTCCAATATTTAGGATTGAAAAAACTCCACACCCAAGAACTGGAGATAAATACTGCGTTTATCCTTTAATGAACTTTTCTGTGCCAGTTGATGATTATCTATTAGGCATGACCCATGTTTTGAGAGGAAAAGACCACATTGTAAATACTGAGAAGCAAGCTTATATTTACAAATACTTTGGTTGGGAAATGCCTAACTTCATCCACTATGGGATTTTGAAGATAGAGGATATTGTTTTAAGCACTTCATCAATGTATAAGGGAATTAAAGAAGGGCTTTATACTGGATGGGATGATGTTAGGTTAGGAACTTTAAGGGCTTTAAGAAGAAGAGGCATTAAAGCTGAGGCAATATATGAGATAATGAAAAGAATTGGGATTAAACAGGCAGATGTTAAGTTTTCTTGGGAGAATTTATACGCTATAAACAAGGAGCTTATAGATAAAGATGCAAGGAGATTCTTCTTTGTCTGGAATCCGAAGAAACTTATTATCGAAGGAGCTGAGAAAAAGGTCTTAAAGCTTAGAATGCATCCAGATAGGCCTGATTTTGGAGAGAGGGAGTTAATATTTGATGGAGAGGTTTATGTTGTTGGAGATGAGTTGGAGGAGAATAAGATGTATCGGCTGATGGAACTATTTAATATAGTTGTTGAGAAGGTTGATGATATTGCATTAGCAAAATATCACTCAGATGACTTTAAAATAGCAAGAAAAAATAAAGCTAAGATTATACACTGGATTCCTGTAAAGGGTAGCATTAAAGTTAAGGTTTTAATGCCTAATGGTGAGACAAAGGAGGGCTTTGCTGAAAAGGACTTTGCTAAGGTAGAGGTTGATGATATTATTCAGTTTGAGAGGTTTGGATTTGTTAGAATAGATAAGAAGGATGAAAATGGATTCGTATGTTGCTATGCTCATAGATGA